Proteins encoded together in one Urocitellus parryii isolate mUroPar1 chromosome 3, mUroPar1.hap1, whole genome shotgun sequence window:
- the Armc10 gene encoding armadillo repeat-containing protein 10 isoform X2, with product MGGARDVGWVAAGLVLGAGACYCVYRLTRGQQRGSGGRRLRPSRSADLTSDSCDDVLNAEQLQKLLYLLESTEDPVIMEGALVTLGNNAAFSANQAVIRELGGIPIVGDKINHPNHSIKEKALNALNNLSVNVENQIKIKIYIKQICEDVFSGPLNSAVQLAGLRVLTNMTVTNDHQHMLKSYITDLFQVLLTGNGNTKVQVLKLLLNLSENPAMTEGLLSAQVDSSFLSLYDGHVAQEILLRVLTLFQNINNCLRMEGQLATQPPFSKGSLFFLLYGEECAQKMRALVYHHDVDVKEKALTIIPKF from the exons ATGGGCGGCGCGCGGGACGTGGGCTGGGTTGCGGCAGGCCTGGTCTTGGGCGCCGGCGCCTGCTACTGCGTTTACAGACTGACCCGGGGCCAGCAGCGGGGTAGCGGTGGGCGCCGGCTTCGCCCTTCGCGGTCCGCAG ACTTAACCAGTGATTCATGTGATGATGTTCTAAATGCTGAACAACTTCAGAAACTCCTTTACCTGCTTGAATCAACTGAGGATCCTGTAATTATGGAAGGAGCCTTGGTCACTCTGGGCAACAATGCAGCGTTTTCAGCTAACCAA GCTGTTATTCGTGAATTAGGTGGTATTCCAATTGTTGGAGACAAAATCAACCATCCAAACCACAGTATTAAAGAGAAAGCTTTAAATGCACTAAATAACCTGAGTGTGAATgttgaaaatcaaatcaaaataaag ATATACATCAAACAAATCTGTGAGGATGTCTTCTCTGGTCCCCTGAACTCTGCTGTGCAGCTTGCTGGACTGAGAGTGTTAACAAACATGACTGTTACCAATGACCACCAACACATGCTGAAAAGTTACATTACAGACCTGTTCCAGGTGTTACTTACTGGAAATGGAAACacgaag GTTCAAGTGTTGAAGCTGCTTTTAAATTTGTCTGAGAACCCAGCCATGACAGAAGGACTACTCAGTGCCCAG GTGGATTCATCATTCCTTTCCCTTTATGACGGCCATGTAGCTCAGGAGATTCTTCTTCGAGTACTCacactatttcaaaatataaataactgcCTCAGAATGGAAGGTCAGTTAGCTACTCAGCCTCCTTTCTCTAAAGGTTCATTGTTTTTCCTGTTATATGGAGAAGAATGTGCCCAGAAGATGAGAGCTCTAGTTTATCATCATGATGTAGATGTGAAAGAAAAGGCTCTAACAATAATACCAAAATTCTGA
- the Armc10 gene encoding armadillo repeat-containing protein 10 isoform X1 — protein MGGARDVGWVAAGLVLGAGACYCVYRLTRGQQRGSGGRRLRPSRSAEDLTSDSCDDVLNAEQLQKLLYLLESTEDPVIMEGALVTLGNNAAFSANQAVIRELGGIPIVGDKINHPNHSIKEKALNALNNLSVNVENQIKIKIYIKQICEDVFSGPLNSAVQLAGLRVLTNMTVTNDHQHMLKSYITDLFQVLLTGNGNTKVQVLKLLLNLSENPAMTEGLLSAQVDSSFLSLYDGHVAQEILLRVLTLFQNINNCLRMEGQLATQPPFSKGSLFFLLYGEECAQKMRALVYHHDVDVKEKALTIIPKF, from the exons ATGGGCGGCGCGCGGGACGTGGGCTGGGTTGCGGCAGGCCTGGTCTTGGGCGCCGGCGCCTGCTACTGCGTTTACAGACTGACCCGGGGCCAGCAGCGGGGTAGCGGTGGGCGCCGGCTTCGCCCTTCGCGGTCCGCAG AAGACTTAACCAGTGATTCATGTGATGATGTTCTAAATGCTGAACAACTTCAGAAACTCCTTTACCTGCTTGAATCAACTGAGGATCCTGTAATTATGGAAGGAGCCTTGGTCACTCTGGGCAACAATGCAGCGTTTTCAGCTAACCAA GCTGTTATTCGTGAATTAGGTGGTATTCCAATTGTTGGAGACAAAATCAACCATCCAAACCACAGTATTAAAGAGAAAGCTTTAAATGCACTAAATAACCTGAGTGTGAATgttgaaaatcaaatcaaaataaag ATATACATCAAACAAATCTGTGAGGATGTCTTCTCTGGTCCCCTGAACTCTGCTGTGCAGCTTGCTGGACTGAGAGTGTTAACAAACATGACTGTTACCAATGACCACCAACACATGCTGAAAAGTTACATTACAGACCTGTTCCAGGTGTTACTTACTGGAAATGGAAACacgaag GTTCAAGTGTTGAAGCTGCTTTTAAATTTGTCTGAGAACCCAGCCATGACAGAAGGACTACTCAGTGCCCAG GTGGATTCATCATTCCTTTCCCTTTATGACGGCCATGTAGCTCAGGAGATTCTTCTTCGAGTACTCacactatttcaaaatataaataactgcCTCAGAATGGAAGGTCAGTTAGCTACTCAGCCTCCTTTCTCTAAAGGTTCATTGTTTTTCCTGTTATATGGAGAAGAATGTGCCCAGAAGATGAGAGCTCTAGTTTATCATCATGATGTAGATGTGAAAGAAAAGGCTCTAACAATAATACCAAAATTCTGA